From Schaalia sp. ZJ405, one genomic window encodes:
- a CDS encoding DLW-39 family protein, producing the protein MKKFLTTTVALSFSVVLGLVIRQVVLDLSDRADLWNSVTDAVD; encoded by the coding sequence ATGAAGAAGTTTCTTACGACAACAGTTGCTTTGTCATTCAGCGTCGTCCTCGGCCTCGTTATCCGGCAGGTCGTCCTCGATCTTTCAGATCGTGCCGATCTGTGGAACTCCGTTACGGATGCGGTGGACTAG